Proteins found in one Amycolatopsis umgeniensis genomic segment:
- a CDS encoding nitrate- and nitrite sensing domain-containing protein, which produces MARRDKRPRGGDAAERHPRVGGRWRLRNWHLRTKLFVVLLIPALAVVALVGLRVNSDLRDARQLAEFATRGRVDSTVAEAVHQLQRERDLTVRFVAGDRKGDVSELTEQRNRVDEAIGTFDRTLGESKSRLGDKAATSLQLTSDRLRVLTGLRFSAEHSAFPADAVLRSYSELIGGLLDISDSTAADVSDPDLGKLRLAGNALARIKDQMSVKRAIMAAALAQGGLNRDRTRALLGAEAELAAARNDYRTFATPEQQRMYDDTVIGLIVDIGNDMVESALIRAENDQGLGGLDPNQWDTSATYTVNLAHQVQQAVLVQLQERTDTLAAQARTSAIWDGGIVLAVLVVAGVLSVIIARSLLRPLRILRRSALQVAEHQLPAAVQGLLSDPEPQPENLRRRLAVAPVPVFSREELGQVARAFDAVHGEAVRLAGEQAMLRENINAMFVNLSQRSQDLVERQLSVLDRMEADEQDPDTLAGLFELDHLATRMRRNSENLLVLSGTDVVREDGGAVVADEIIGAALSEVEHYQRIELGAAPRIAVRGEAVNDLVHVVSELLENATRYSDQSTMVQVEGHETERGEWQIEITDHGAGMPQAEIDRTNTRLANPPDVDVEVSRRMGLFVVATLAVRHRIDVRLRSADGGGITAVVVVPAGLIVEAPRPAPMPEPPPVATPPEPEPEPPLEVPPLPEPEESAAEESRFAPVLDPGPLRRAPVVERETPPEWPSSDDDAGNHLELDSPTERMPKYQSVLSQWFDHGGPREGPSPAEPGPPSLPSFEPVKAAEEPAQDPDEPTEPKLKPLEPKEKTPEPEPAWPTSAELEQEDGAEETWPVLPAVVPEARSQDDRPEKPRGERPILSLSPEAVRERMTSLQGGFRRGRHARGDDNPSA; this is translated from the coding sequence GTGGCCCGTCGCGACAAGCGTCCCCGTGGGGGCGACGCGGCGGAACGGCATCCGCGTGTCGGAGGACGCTGGCGGCTGCGGAACTGGCACCTGCGTACCAAACTCTTCGTGGTCCTCCTGATCCCCGCGCTCGCGGTGGTCGCCCTCGTCGGGCTCCGGGTCAACTCGGATCTGCGCGATGCCCGGCAGCTGGCCGAATTCGCCACCCGTGGCCGGGTCGACAGCACCGTCGCGGAGGCGGTGCACCAGCTTCAGCGCGAACGAGACCTCACCGTCCGGTTCGTCGCGGGCGATCGCAAGGGCGACGTCTCCGAGCTGACCGAGCAGCGCAACCGCGTCGACGAGGCCATCGGCACCTTCGACCGCACGCTCGGCGAGAGCAAGAGCAGGCTCGGCGACAAGGCCGCGACCAGCCTGCAGCTGACCAGCGACCGCCTGCGGGTGCTGACCGGACTGCGGTTTTCCGCGGAACACTCCGCTTTCCCCGCCGACGCGGTGCTGCGTTCCTACAGCGAACTCATCGGCGGCCTGCTCGACATCAGCGATTCCACCGCCGCCGACGTCTCGGACCCGGATCTCGGGAAGCTCCGCCTCGCGGGCAACGCGCTCGCGCGGATCAAGGACCAGATGTCGGTCAAACGCGCGATCATGGCGGCCGCGCTCGCCCAAGGCGGCCTCAACCGGGATCGGACGCGCGCGCTGCTCGGCGCGGAGGCCGAACTCGCCGCCGCCCGCAACGACTACCGCACCTTCGCGACGCCCGAACAGCAGCGGATGTACGACGACACGGTGATCGGCCTGATCGTCGACATCGGCAACGACATGGTGGAATCGGCGCTCATCCGCGCGGAGAACGACCAGGGGCTCGGCGGGCTGGATCCGAACCAGTGGGACACCTCCGCCACGTACACGGTCAATCTGGCCCACCAGGTGCAGCAGGCGGTGCTCGTCCAGCTGCAGGAACGTACGGACACCCTTGCGGCACAAGCGAGAACGTCCGCGATCTGGGACGGCGGCATCGTGCTGGCCGTCCTCGTGGTCGCCGGTGTGCTCTCGGTGATCATCGCGCGTTCGCTGCTGCGGCCGCTGCGGATCCTGCGCCGCAGCGCGCTCCAGGTCGCCGAACACCAGCTCCCCGCGGCCGTCCAAGGCCTGCTCAGCGATCCCGAGCCGCAGCCGGAGAACCTGCGGCGACGGCTGGCCGTCGCGCCGGTCCCGGTGTTCAGCCGCGAGGAACTCGGCCAGGTGGCGCGGGCGTTCGACGCGGTGCACGGCGAGGCCGTCCGGCTCGCCGGGGAACAGGCCATGCTGCGGGAGAACATCAACGCGATGTTCGTGAACCTTTCCCAGCGGAGCCAGGATCTCGTCGAGCGGCAGCTTTCCGTGCTGGACCGGATGGAGGCCGACGAACAGGATCCCGACACGCTCGCCGGGCTCTTCGAACTCGACCACCTCGCGACGCGGATGCGGCGCAACAGCGAGAACCTGCTGGTGCTCTCCGGAACCGACGTCGTCCGTGAGGACGGCGGCGCGGTCGTCGCCGACGAGATCATCGGTGCCGCGCTTTCGGAGGTCGAGCACTACCAGCGCATCGAACTCGGTGCGGCGCCGCGGATCGCGGTCCGCGGCGAGGCGGTCAACGACCTCGTGCATGTGGTGTCGGAGCTGCTCGAGAACGCGACCCGCTATTCGGATCAGAGCACGATGGTGCAGGTCGAGGGGCACGAGACCGAACGCGGCGAATGGCAGATCGAGATCACCGACCACGGCGCCGGGATGCCGCAGGCGGAGATCGACCGGACCAACACGCGGCTGGCGAATCCGCCGGACGTCGACGTCGAGGTCTCACGCCGGATGGGCCTGTTCGTGGTCGCGACGCTGGCCGTCCGGCACCGCATCGACGTCCGCCTGCGCTCCGCCGACGGCGGCGGGATCACCGCGGTGGTCGTCGTACCCGCCGGGCTCATCGTCGAAGCGCCCCGGCCCGCCCCGATGCCGGAACCCCCGCCCGTCGCCACCCCGCCCGAGCCGGAACCCGAACCGCCGCTGGAAGTCCCGCCGCTGCCCGAGCCGGAGGAGAGCGCGGCCGAAGAGTCGCGGTTCGCGCCCGTCCTGGACCCCGGGCCGCTGCGGCGCGCGCCCGTCGTCGAGCGCGAGACCCCGCCGGAGTGGCCTTCGTCGGACGATGACGCAGGCAACCACCTCGAACTCGACTCGCCGACCGAGCGGATGCCCAAGTACCAGAGCGTGCTTTCGCAGTGGTTCGACCACGGCGGCCCGCGCGAAGGGCCTTCGCCCGCCGAACCCGGTCCGCCCTCCTTGCCGTCTTTCGAGCCGGTGAAGGCGGCCGAGGAACCCGCCCAGGATCCGGACGAGCCGACCGAGCCGAAGCTGAAACCGCTGGAGCCCAAGGAAAAGACGCCCGAACCCGAACCCGCTTGGCCGACGTCCGCCGAGCTGGAGCAGGAGGACGGGGCGGAGGAGACCTGGCCCGTGCTGCCCGCCGTCGTCCCCGAGGCGCGGTCGCAGGACGACAGGCCGGAGAAGCCGCGAGGGGAGAGGCCGATACTCTCACTTTCCCCCGAAGCGGTCCGCGAACGGATGACCAGCCTGCAAGGCGGGTTCCGGCGCGGTCGCCACGCCAGGGGTGACGACAACCCCTCGGCTTA
- a CDS encoding ABC transporter substrate-binding protein, with amino-acid sequence MTKMRILAIPLVAALLTTAGCGVFSGGDASTDAPLERAELRIGVGSPLDTAPLRVAVADGKFTAAGLSVTLVDVPADQAMSKLSAGEVDIAFASDVTIFRAAAAGTALQLQGEAYTAGRNTMALVTLPGSEYTEPTLKKSPKIAVNMLDDVGVLAARSVLGTAGVDVNKIQFKQHPFDRMPQALQAGEVDAAWMVEPYITRAEKELGASILADGARGATLDFPMSSYVSTGTFGQGNARTLAAFRKVLGEAQVRAADPAVVRDALPTFSDIDRTTASLISLGTYPVSLNGIRLQRVADLMHNSRMIGARLDVQAMVPRP; translated from the coding sequence GTGACGAAGATGCGCATCTTGGCGATTCCGCTGGTAGCGGCTCTGCTGACGACAGCCGGTTGCGGAGTGTTTTCCGGCGGTGACGCAAGCACCGACGCGCCACTCGAACGGGCGGAACTACGAATCGGCGTCGGAAGCCCCCTCGACACGGCGCCCCTGAGGGTCGCCGTGGCCGACGGGAAATTCACCGCCGCCGGCCTTTCCGTCACCCTTGTCGATGTTCCCGCCGACCAGGCGATGAGCAAACTCTCGGCGGGCGAGGTCGACATCGCGTTCGCCAGCGACGTCACGATCTTCCGCGCCGCAGCGGCCGGGACGGCGCTGCAGTTGCAGGGCGAGGCCTACACCGCCGGCCGCAACACCATGGCGCTCGTCACACTCCCCGGGTCCGAGTACACCGAGCCGACGCTCAAGAAGTCACCGAAGATCGCGGTGAACATGCTCGACGACGTCGGCGTGCTCGCGGCCCGTTCGGTGCTCGGGACCGCGGGCGTCGACGTGAACAAGATTCAGTTCAAGCAGCATCCGTTCGATCGGATGCCGCAGGCGCTGCAGGCGGGCGAGGTCGATGCCGCGTGGATGGTCGAGCCGTACATCACCAGGGCCGAAAAGGAACTCGGGGCGAGCATCCTCGCCGACGGCGCCCGCGGCGCGACGCTGGACTTCCCGATGTCGTCCTACGTTTCGACGGGCACCTTCGGCCAGGGCAACGCGCGCACGCTCGCGGCCTTCCGGAAGGTGCTCGGCGAGGCGCAGGTGCGGGCGGCCGACCCGGCGGTCGTCCGCGACGCGCTGCCGACGTTCTCCGACATCGACCGGACCACCGCGTCGCTGATCTCGCTCGGGACCTACCCGGTCTCCCTCAACGGCATCCGGCTGCAGCGCGTCGCCGACCTGATGCACAACTCGCGGATGATCGGCGCCCGGCTCGACGTCCAGGCGATGGTTCCGCGCCCTTAG
- a CDS encoding LppU/SCO3897 family protein has protein sequence MTTTPTGGPPEYDPFNAPAPLPAMPDVGMPTPFPKPPPLSVLAKVSIVLGVVFALGLGSLAAWGMSRTGDFGSVEAGECLYLTDEAGGGQSYTTAGCTSSRATFRVDSVRTGSAECRGSDYVQFELYGRSSDKKAEKTLCLALNVETGDCLRDVVHETRIAKVRCTDITAEARALVMRGPSESVCASDDTALHYTGPPERTVCLRPTGENI, from the coding sequence TTGACGACTACACCGACCGGCGGGCCGCCCGAGTACGACCCGTTCAACGCGCCCGCCCCGCTGCCCGCGATGCCGGACGTGGGGATGCCGACGCCGTTCCCGAAGCCGCCGCCGCTGAGCGTCCTGGCCAAGGTCTCGATCGTGCTGGGTGTCGTCTTCGCGCTGGGCTTGGGGAGCCTGGCCGCCTGGGGGATGTCGCGGACGGGCGACTTCGGCTCGGTCGAGGCGGGCGAATGCCTGTACCTGACCGACGAAGCCGGTGGCGGCCAGAGCTACACGACCGCCGGGTGCACGTCGAGCCGCGCGACCTTCCGCGTCGACAGCGTGCGCACCGGCTCGGCCGAGTGCCGCGGTTCGGATTACGTCCAGTTCGAGCTGTACGGCAGGTCTTCGGACAAGAAGGCCGAGAAGACGCTCTGCCTGGCGCTGAACGTCGAGACCGGGGACTGCCTTCGCGACGTCGTGCACGAGACGCGGATCGCGAAGGTCCGCTGCACCGACATCACCGCGGAGGCGCGGGCGCTCGTGATGCGGGGACCGTCGGAAAGCGTCTGCGCGTCGGACGACACCGCCCTGCACTACACGGGGCCGCCCGAGCGCACCGTGTGCCTGCGGCCGACCGGCGAAAACATTTGA